Below is a window of Ahaetulla prasina isolate Xishuangbanna chromosome 1, ASM2864084v1, whole genome shotgun sequence DNA.
ttttgagtaaagcttttggggttatgagaagaaaccacagagtcaggtaatgcattccaagcatatacaattctgttacagaaatcgtgttttctgcaatctaaactggagcgatttacattgagtttaaatctgttggtagctcttgtgatattgttattgaaactaaagaagtcattgacaggaaggacattacaacggatgattttatgagctaaacccaggtcctgtcgaaggcaacgaagttccaagttttctagacccaggatatcaagtctggtggaataaggtattttattggtttcagaggagtggagaactcttctcgtaaaatacctttggacacgctcaactgtgttgatatcagatatatggtatgggttccagacaggagagcagtaatcaggaattggcctagcaaatgttttatatgctctggtcagtagcgtggtgttttttgaaaagaagctatgtagaattaagttaacaactcttagagccttctttgctatatagttgcagtgggctttggcacttaaatggttagatgtaaaaactccaaggtctttgacagggtgggggtcatctgcgaggcaatgtccatcaagcatgtactttttgattgggttctttcttccaatatgcaagactgagcatttactggttgagatttgtagttgccaaattttagaccaagcagttagatgatcaaggtccttttgaattgtggatgtattgtcagtggtgttgaaaagtttgacatcatcagcaaagagaacacaattacttgagatatgattacaaagatcatttatgtatattataaagagaattggtccaagaacgctaccttgaggaacaccactcttgacaggaacaggatctgATAgaacattaccaattttaactatttgttgtctgtttgacagaaaagcagatatccagttgtgtaagggtcctgaaatgccataggattttaattttaggagaagtttatcatgtactactgagtcaaaagctttacagaagtctatgtatattgcatctattgatttacctagatcaagatttgtagtccataggtttttacagtggagaagttgtaaattgcatgataattttttcctgaagccaaattgtttatttgagagaaggttgtgtatttctaagtgcaaggtaatggattggttgatgatggattccattaccttGCAGGCGAcacaacatagggagattggtctataattatcaactaagctggggtcgccttttttgaaaactggaatgactgtggctagtgaccagagattgggaagggaactggtagtaaaagttttattaaagattatacttaggggttctgctaaattactagagaactttttaagaagtaagcacaaagtccatcaggttcaatggatagagatggtttgagGTTACAAAGAGCTTTATCAacattttcttttgtaaaatctatatttgttaagttgtcatgctcattgcttgtacgatttgggaatgtgggatatgtgccatcactgttgacaaaaactgagccaaagaatttgttaaagaggtttgctttagttacttcgttattgtattcattgccattagaatcttttagtggtggcatggatctagagtctttaagcttgttgttgacaaaattccATATGAAGAAAATAATGGAGCAAATATATAGATGACATCTATGCTTCTACAAGGTGGACAACATCCAGCCTAGGGCCACATTCAGCTCTGGAAGAAACGCTCCCCAAAATGCTACTGGTCTTTGGAAAAACAGTAAAGATAAAGCCTTTAGGTTCAGTTGAATGGCATTTCTCTGTCATTGTTTGACTTGTCTTGTTCAGGTTGCCTTTTTATGTATtggcttatttttttaatgatgtgtTGAGGGTTTCTTTTAATTGTTCATTTTTGTTCTATGAGACTCAAATAGATTGAGTGGGATGGCTTTATAAatacttgaaataaataaaaagatggtttgactttggttttatttttaactgcttCTTGTTGCTATTCACACAGTTCATATCTTTTAAAGCATTGCAGATGATTTCATCACAACTTGCTCACTCTTCTGGGCAGGATTGTGATACAATCTATGGAGAATTCTACACACACCTGGCAGAATGCCTAACAGACCATGGGAACACACAGGAAACAGCTAGACAATTAAATGGGGCAACAGGACTGCTATAGAAGAGATACTTAAATCCATGGGGGAAGCAAGAGAAAGAGATCAGAGTTACTCCATTTAACCCAAGTATAAACTGAGGTGGAGAATTTCTCTGCTAGGTTTTCGTcaactggaatgcactatctgactctgtggtttcttccccaaatccccaaaacttgaaccttagactgtctactgtagacctcaccccattcctaagtcgtctgtaaggggcatgctagGTTTTCGTcaactggaatgcactacctgactttgtggtttcttccccaaatccccaaaacttgaaccttagattgtctactgtagacctcatcccattcctaagtggtctgtaagcggcatgcataagcgcaccagcatgcctactgtccctgtcctaatgttttcttttattcataccctttacatgtgtttataattatgtttacacttgtatttgtcataaaatacatgcttgacggaaaaaaaattatccttgaGCAATGATCTCCCGAGAAATACAAATGGCTCAAAGTTCCTGACCTTGCCAGCTTCACAGGACAGCACAACCGCTGCCACTGCTATCTcagttactttttttcttttttttcttttgcttatttTCTCGTCCATTGTGAAAAACAGGAGATGGCAGCACTTTGTGCATATACCATTTTTATATCAGAATTCTAAAAGCCCACATTTAGATATCCGTGACTAATTTGATATATgcattttgctatttttaaaatttctttatttattgataATAACTTTATAAGAAttctaaagaagaaagaaaaaactatcaaaaattaatattaaaaatagaaaataaagacaataaagaagagggggaaagcaCAAGGCAAAAGGGCAGGAAAAAAAGGATAAAGAAGtaatttccaattttcttttacagTAGTTATAAGTATAAATGTATCTTAACCTCTTGCTTTATGGctacaacttttcttttttctaatacaatctttcattttttttctaatcataaAAACCGTATGCAATAttataagttcatttttttttgtttcatgcaaaaaatccaaaaggggtttccagtcagcatAAACTTAGTTAGTATATTTCCTTTAATCACAGCTTTCAATTTAGCCAGCtagttccatcatcttcaccacctattcctccattgtgggtaaTGTCAAatttttccactgttgtgcaactctccttccttccttccttccttccttccttccttccttccttccttccttccttccttccttccttccttccttccttccttcctctttctctctctctctctctttcccttccttccttccttccttccttccttcctctttctttctttccttctcactttctctctctctctttctttctttctcactttctatgtctgtccctccctccctccctctctccctctttctgtccTTTTCTATGCCATGCATCTTACTGATGCAGCTGCTCTGGGTGGCTTATGAtgtaataaaagtaaaaaataaaaaaagctctgCTGCTCTGCTCCACTTTCTCCTGCCTTCAATTACCCACTGCATTTTGCATCCTGGCTCCAATCATCTCACCAAGTTGCCTCTGTCCTCTGGTGCTTGTTACTTTCCTTTTCTCATGCCTGCAGCCTTCATTTTTCTTGCTCTCCAACACACAAATACAGTTTATTTTCTTGATATACACACATCCACCAGAAGGTATTATCCCTTTATAGCTGAAATGCTGGTGTAGTCCAGCTAATCCAACTACTGGAAAACTCAGAGGAGAAAATGTCTAAAAGGAGAGGAACGAAAACCTTGTATTGACCTCTGGAAGAGcttccttcttaaaaaaaaaaaacacctagctGCAAATCTTCCATGAGCTACAGAAGCTCATTATGTGACTTCAGAGCAGAAAGGGTCTTTCAGCCGTATctatctcacagaaaagtattgagaacatttatttctgtatttggGGAAAATTGCTTATAGTTTAATTACAatgcagcctccccccccccaaaaaaacccaccaaataaACCAGGAAAAAGAGCCAGATTGCTGATGTGGTTAAGTTGCTGGCCTAGAAATCATGAGACTCTTAGTGCCAGTCCTTCCTTAGGCCTGAAAAATTCCTGTGTGACTTTTGGCCACTCATTGTCTCTCATAAggtaaatgtctgtggagattctcagtcgtccaggacatggttgtctcaaaggtgctttttcaagaggcaactggactttctgaaaaagcacctttgggactctcgTGAGGTACTTGTGGGCAAAAGGAGGAACATAtattcaccatcttgagttactcataaagtaataaaagtgggataaaaatctgaTAAGTAAATAAagctgtttgtttgcttttttaaaaaaaatgtatttattatgtcCATGCTCTTCTCCAAGAACATCTTAAGGCATCCTTCACCTCCttgtttctcaggctgtaaatcAAAGGGTTCAGCAGGGGGATAACAATTGTGTAGAAAACAGCAAGAATTTTGTCACTCACATCCTGGATGGGGGATCCATTGCTTGATTTTGATCGGAAATGTAAAACGAGGATTGCCCCGTGGAAGATGGTAACTGCAATCAGGTGTGAAGTGCAAGTGGAGAAGGCTTTCAGCCTTCCCGAAGCTGAACTGATCCTCATAATGTTGGCAAGAATATACATATAGGAAAGCAAAACACACAGCACGGTAGTTGTTTCTACCAGTCCAGCCACATAAAAAATCAGAAGTTCATTTAGGTGAGTGTCAGTACAGGAGAGCAATAAAAGGGCTGTGATGTCACAATAGACCTGATTGATCTCAGACCGACAGAAGGACAATCTGAAAGTGAAAATGGTGTGtagaagggaatgggaaaagcccaggAGATAGGAACCTGCCATCAGAAGAATGCAGACTCTGGGAGACATGAGGACTGGGTACAGCAAGGGTTTGCAGATAGCCACGAATCGGTCATAGGCCATTGCCGCAAGGAGAAAGCACTCTGCACTTGCCAAGCCTATGACAAAGTACATCTGCATGGCACACCCAATAAAGGAAATGGATTTCTTATCTTCCAGGAAATTTGCTAAAGACTTACAGGCAACCACAGAGGAGAATAATGAATCTATAAAGGACAGATTGCTGAGGAAGAAGTACATTGGAGTGTGGAGTTGGGGGCTGGCTCTTATTAAAGCAATCATTCCTATATTGCCCACCAATGTAGCCATGTAAAAGACCAGGAACACCAAAAAAAGGGGGATCTTCAGGACAGGCTTGTTGGTGAAATTTACAAAGACAAAATCCTTGACTTCTGTGGTGGTGTTTTCTTCTGTCATTTTCTTTCCAGTCCTGCaaggtaaaaaaaatgtgaaagatgaataaaagcaataaattttgaataattcataTGAGTGATTCAGGGAATCTGTGGATTCCAAATGTAGGGATTTAAGTTTAAGTTATATGAAAGTACACAGAAATTTATGAAGATTGAAGAGTGAATTTTACCCAGAGTGTAACTTGCGTTCTTCTGGAGAATCTATTTAGAAAACTACATAGAGAAATTCACAACAAATTGAGATCTCTTTTTGAGCTCACTAAAAATATCCTTCCAACCAGTAAGAGAAATTTAAATGTTTCTGCCTCATTTTCATGCTGCTCAATATGCTGGGATATATTGTCTACCTTTCTACCAGTCATATTAGCATGCTGGTTCTGGGTAGTGAGCAATAGTCAAAACATGCCAAAGGCATCAGGTTTTCAAAAGCTGGAGTAGATGAAGAGTTAATATAGGCTTAGGTAGAAGAAGTATCCACTCTTAAGTtaaatgtgtgtctgtgtgcatatTTCAAAAAACAAATTGCCATAGTGGGAAATTGAAATCATTCACTGTTACTTTTCACATTCCATTAATTATTCAGTGGTATGAATATCACTATGCTTTTTAAACAAaatgcaagaaggaaggaaggaaggaaggaaacaatttAGCCCTTGCAATTATTTGTCTCCGAACCTTCTCTACATATTTTACAATTCAATCTACATAATCAAGCtatttagtttatttaataaACACCTGTTTTAATAGGCATTTAAATGCAACTGTGGGGACTATTATATATTCATACATAAATATTATCTTTGTAAAATaatattctcttttttctcccctttctaaAATTAATAGAGATGAGATTTTCTACACTGCAAGGGACTAAATGAAATATCGATTTAATTTGAGAAACAATATAATGCATATACCAGATAATTAAATACCTGATCATTTTAGTGAGAGTGGAGACTTCTGGGATTCCAGTCTGATTTGGGCCACTGTTTGTTTCTTGTAGAGTAAACAAAAAAGAAGCCCCTGCACAGTTCATATGAAATCTAAGTTTAGTTTGGCTCCAGTTCTGGCAGGATCTTTTTAATAGGCAGAATTCCTACTCTGCCATTTTGAATTCACTATAGAGAATCCTGCTTGTTGGATGACTGAGCTATGGGAAGCATCATTTCTTCACCTTTCAAAGCTTGTTCTCAGCTTCAGAACAAAGGTTTCCTTAGATAGAAATACCCTAAGCCTCAGCCAATAGGCAGTCAGTATCTCTATACAAAACGTGTATAAAATCAATGGACACAGGGATGAGCACTGTCAAGAAACTCAGAGGGTGAAAAGAGTTTCAGAATTCAAGGTAGGTCCATAGAACAGCAAAGGCCAATGTGGGAGACAGCCACCACATCAATACATCGTTTCCCAAAGCAGAAACATTCTTACCCTGAAGATCTCTATCAAATATATCAACTGGTGTCATAAAACGTCTAGTTTATATGGATATCCAAGCAGAGTTGTCTTTCCTCACAGTGCAAACCTCATCTCTCCAGGCTCTGGTTGCTTGGAGAACATCTTAGCATCTTCACAGTCCCTAGTGAGGCTGTGATACCCATCAGTCTCCAATGGGTCTTAGTCCTACAGCTATTCCTGGTTTCATTAAGCGATCAATTCCAtgtgagaaaagaaaaactagagaaTATATACATttagtatacatacatacatacattgtgtgtttgtgtgtgtgtgtgtgtgtattgttctacctttaattatttttataaataactcaaggtagagaACATATATAATAATctctcttcctcttattttcccacaAGAACCCCTGTTATCTTTTAatgatttataattttttttcctgaattttttatttttgttgtataACACTCAAGAGTTAATAG
It encodes the following:
- the LOC131189340 gene encoding olfactory receptor 5T17-like — translated: MTEENTTTEVKDFVFVNFTNKPVLKIPLFLVFLVFYMATLVGNIGMIALIRASPQLHTPMYFFLSNLSFIDSLFSSVVACKSLANFLEDKKSISFIGCAMQMYFVIGLASAECFLLAAMAYDRFVAICKPLLYPVLMSPRVCILLMAGSYLLGFSHSLLHTIFTFRLSFCRSEINQVYCDITALLLLSCTDTHLNELLIFYVAGLVETTTVLCVLLSYMYILANIMRISSASGRLKAFSTCTSHLIAVTIFHGAILVLHFRSKSSNGSPIQDVSDKILAVFYTIVIPLLNPLIYSLRNKEVKDALRCSWRRAWT